In the Carettochelys insculpta isolate YL-2023 chromosome 6, ASM3395843v1, whole genome shotgun sequence genome, AGTGGGGAGAGGTGCCTCTCCCTCTGCTGTGGCAGGTCCAAGCTGGGTGGTTTCCCTGGACACCTGCCCAGTGCTCAGTATCTTGTTGCATAGccacacagtttacagggaacttaGCCATGGAACTCAGGCTGCTGTTTCCCGCCTGGGCTCATGTAGTTATTTTGGTTGTCAGGAGGGAGAGGTCCCACTGCTATGAAGACTGAGAACCCCTGGGCATATGAAGTGAGCACTTACTGTaagagaccattcaaggtgaGGTGGCTTAGCTTAGCGTAAGCCATTATCTCACATTCTATCCTGTATTTGGCTCTGGTGCTCTGAGGGCCCATCCACTGTATAGCTCGATGTGGGCAGTGTAGTCATGCTTTATCACTGGAGAAGGGCACTCTCAGATTTAAAAAATACCCACCCTGAGTAGAAAGCGCTGTCTGTACTAGCCCTTTTCCACTGGAAAGCGGGCCCCTccctatcaacagaagttggtccgaCAAGATATtagctcacccaccttgtctctcaaatACCttgagaccaacacagctacagcaaCTCTCTCTAGCTGATGTACGGTCTGTTTCCTTTATTACACTCTGTCTTGTGAGACTCACTGTTCTCAGGCAAGATGGAGGTAATCCGGGGCCACGAGTACACTCTGACATAAGTCCCCTGGCAGGTGTCATCCTGCTGTGGCCCTATACTCCTCCCAGAGCAGAGAGTCTTGGAGTTGACACCTCATTCTGATACATGGAGCCCTTCAGTTCATACCTCTCAGCTGTtatttcaggctctctgcagacacAGACACTTTCGCACCTGTTACAACCAGTTCATGTTTTACGATCACAAGAGtgcaaaggggatttttttttatttttttttttgaaatgaaAGCTGAAAGTCTTTCATAAGCACACGCCTGGGGTGTTAACTCCTCAGGTCAGACCCTGAACCAGCTACAGTGATTTATTCACCTCTCTGTGTCGCATACTACTATTCTAGTCACTCCAGACAAAAGGATCTGATACTGGATTGTATAAACAAGTATTCAGTGACTTCCCTGAAGGGTGATGATTTGTTATAAGGATTTGTTATTCACCATAATTAACAAAAATCTAACTTTATAAATTGACTTCTACTGACTTTGTAACAAGAGTAACTCCCAATGACACAATATCCAATGTCTGAATAAAATAAAGAACAGCACTCAAATATTTTCTTGTCACAATCTACATAAAGATCTGTTAAAATCATAGGTCAGATTAGTCAATATATTTATGTAGTGTGAACTAAGGTGGCAGGTTTGCAAAATTATGTCATAGTTGAAAATATCACTTCTCACTTGCTGTGAACTGGTTCCATCAAGATTCCATGTTAGTAATATTATCACATGAACTTGAGAGCTGTCACAGAAGTTGAAAAGTGTGTTCTGGACAGCGacactagtttttttttaaaccacttcTCTGCTAGAATTTTTGTCCCTACTAGTTGTGGCATTCTTCTTATACCCTTACATTTAATTAATTGATTTAAATATATCTTTTGATCTTTATAGGAATGTTGGAGTCTCCTCTTTAATATGTTTACTTTTCATATACTTGGCTGATAATCTCAACCTAGCGTGTCACATCTATATTTTAAGAATAGCTTGTACATTTTATAACtgctgttttctgtctttttttcctttaagttGACCCAAATTCTTATCTTTTCCAGCTACCTATACTTCAGAAACACGGAATAACCCATATAATATGCATACGGCAAAATATTGAAGCAAATTTCATTAAACCAAACTTCCAACAATTATTTAGGTAAGAAATGAATGTAACATCATTCTGAAAAAAAGTGTAACAGTATTGGcgatgagatttttttaaagtgttttcctTATTGATGATGTGCCTCTCACAAATAGTTATGTTTGTATTAATTGTCTGAAAAAGCCTCACTAAGATAAACAAGGTTTTGTCAGATAATCTCTAAGATTCGAATTTGTCCCACTAAGCCACAAAATACTCTGATATGCCAAATGAACACACAAATGGAAGGCTCCATCTGTCTTCCAATTACAGATCTGGCAGTTCTGGGTGTATTTTGTTGTAGGAAGTTGAAAGACTGTTGCAATAACTGAATCAGACTATATAAGCAGCTTTTTGTGGCACACAGGGCTCCCAGAAGAGTGTTCAGGTACAATTTTACATCTTGCAAGTGCCTTTtttgtgtgtcgggggggggggggggggggaggagccagTACTgtgccagcctgccccccacaccaccccaaatcccatgactggggctgctgaggtgccagtactcagtactggcaattACCAGCACCAAAAAAACCTGCACCTTGATAATACTGGGAATATGAAATAGCTATTTAGTTACGTTATATAGAAATTCACACCCTGGATGGTCCTCTGCATCTTTGATTCCTAAGCGGTCTTGCATTATCTCATTCTTTCAGCTGGGGACTGGAGAGGATCTTTCAGATTCAGTCAGAAACATATAACGCCTCACAGGGGTTCTACACACACAGGAGTCCTAGAATTGAGTCTGGAAAATGAGGTGGTCTTGCATTTAATAATGAACAGTTCAGCAATTTTCTGAGCGATATTGAGGCAGAGCTCTCTTCCATTAATAGAAAAATAAGATGTAATACTGTTGTACACTCACCATAACTCATAACTGTTGTACACTCACCATTGCAGGTATTTAGTCTTGGATATTGCAGATAATCCTGTTGAAAATATAATACGATTTTTCCCTATGGTAAGTATCTTGGTGTGTCAGTTTGACTGTGTTGGGGATGGAGCAGTTCACTGTCGGATTTTCCAAAGTGACTGCTGATTTTGGGCATTGCAATTTTTCAGTGCCTAATGTGAAACATTTTATAATGACTTCTGTTCCCggctctgccactgcctgctGAGGGACCTAGATCAGGTCAgtttgctgctctgtgcctcagttccccatctgtggaACTGGAATAATGATACCGACCTCTTTAAATCACCTTACGATGTGCTGAGGAGCGGTACAGCACGAGAGAGAGGTGGTGATAGTTATTATTAGTGCTTGGTTTTCAATGGGTGGCTCATCGCTTTCCAAAAACCAGGCCCAATTAAGCTGTCACAGGAAGTGTACCCAGAATGGGTTGTTATTTTGGAAAACCTTGGTCTCTAAGAACCAATcctgtatttttgttttccttagaGCAAGTATTAGTACAGGTCAGCTAAAGATGAAAGGAAACTGGATGGTGAAAAATTGAAATTCGTTTTCTGGAAGCATATCAAAATCTCCTTTAAAGGACTTCAGAGGCAAATTTCATAATACAAAAAAATCACTTTAATGCTGATACACCCTGGAAAGTTGTGCAGAAAAAGTTGGTTAAAGAAATGCTGAACTTCAGTTTGTGTACTTACCATTGTTTCTGAGAGAATCAAACCATTTTATGggggtccctccctcccccatgaaaGTTTCTTGCAGGGAGAACTTGCAGCTTACAGTAGTCTCATTGTTTTCATAGTGTGGACCACCTGATGGACGGTTTCCTGGACCACATCATTCCTAATCATGAATCCATTTTAGATCACACAGCATCCCTGTAGCAGGCCTTGCAGTTTGATATGGCCATATGTGTGTACTTTCAGCAGTCCAGTGCAGTCAGGCCTGGTTCTGTCTTTGAGGGGGAAATGCCTTTTTTGTTCATCGCTTTTCCTCACTGTGCTCCTTCAGTGTACTACTTTGTAGCTACTGACCTTCTCCCCAttcccctgcacatgctgccctgCTGCCTGGTCTCTGCGCTATTCCTTGTAACTGTTTTACTTTGGATAGGCCTTTCTCGCTAATGGGTATGGACATTCAGGGTGGCTCTTGTTCACTCTTATGTAGCAGTGGTGCTAACAAGAGATCTCATTTCTAACTGCTTTGAAGGTTACCAGGCTCTCCTATGAAGTTAGGAGACTGAGggcctgagcagcagctgggaacaagGACGAGCCAGTGCTATATGACCTTCTCGTGTTGGTCCAGAGAGCTCTTTAAACCACAAATCCCATGTTGTAGGTTTATTAGCACATGAAGCCTAAACAATATTCCTAAAAATAAGGTCCTTGGAAAATGTAAGGTGGCTTTTAAAATTAGATATATCGACATCAGTGTAATTCTTAGTAAGTACTCTCTTGTGACCCAGATTATACTTGTTTTTGGTTATTTTGCTTTTTATCTGTTCCCTTCCGGACAACAAACTGTTTGCATAGAATTAGCATGCATAACTTGGGATCGTATTGGGATTACAGATAACAAACTGTGTGGTAATGCTTAACTAAAATGTAATTAATTTCTGATTTACCTGTTAAATATCTTCAGGAAGCTATTAAGTAACTGTCCACCAAAACTTTTCTCAGTATCTCAATTCCCATAAAAACCTCTAATTTCTATGTAGAATAGTTAAGTGACACATTGGGTTATAAAAATCTTGAATCTTTTACATAGTGAGTAATGAAAGGTGTGAAAACTCTTCAGATTGAAAATCTAAACATGGTGTTAGTATTTGCAGCTCTAATTGGAACTGCATGTCTTCATATAACCCATACAATCTTTTCCCTATAGACTAAAGAATTTATTGATGGAAGTTTACAAACTGGAGGTAAACTTGGATTCACTTTTTCTTTGATTTACCTAATTTCCTAATAGCTTGTTACAAAGCTATAAAAATCCACTTGCTTTGTTGCCTGTATCTGGACGTAAATACTTGTAACTGTTATGTACCTTAGTGGGGATTTCTgggtgtgtggggtttttttttggtgtttgACGGGTACTTGTAATTTTTCATGCTCGTAAAACTAGTCCTAACATTGCATATTAATATAGGTCCATACAAACTATTTTCCTTCCATTCTGCCCAAACTTGTATAATCAAACTATTCCTATTACAGTCTTTACACTATAGACTTGATTGTGCTCTGGAAACCAATATCATAaacttgggtttttgtttttaaatgtagtgCTTTGCTCCTATACTAGTATCCTGTTAGCATGCATCCTAGTTAGTGTTCTAGACCGAAATCAAACGACGTGTAAGACGTTTAATCTATTATTCTTTAGAAATAACTTGATGTTGCATAGATGTGTTTAAAGTGAAAAGCTGATAAACTTGGGAAAGGATCATTCTTACCCATCTCGATAAGCAATTCTCTGTCTTCCCAGGAAAAGTTCTTGTCCATGGAAATGCAGGGATTTCTAGAAGGTAGGaacctttttcctttttttcttttgtttatttaatcATATGCAGGATTGTTTTTCTTAATTGTTTCTTCCCTTCCAGTGCTGCCTTAGTTATTGCATACATTATGGAAACATTTGGGGTGAAGTACAGGTAAGAAAAATGCATTTAACTGATTTGTAATTTAGTTGGCTCAAGTTATCTGCAGAAACTGAAACaagttttaattgaaaaaaatgctTATGGAACATTGGTCCATGTGCACTTTAAGATAACTTCCCTTCCCAATCACATACTTAACTGCAAATGTAAAATGATAATATTACTAAGTTTAAACCATTCCGAACTTTCAAAGGGATGTACAGCTTCCTACCTGCAGGGTGTAAGCCAGCCTTTAACTCTTGGCAGTTGAGCAGAGACTTTTCCCTTTGGGCAGATTATCCCACAGAGCAGGTTTGCTTACAGCTTCCCCTGAACATATGGagacagggtactggactagatggaccactaGTCTGTGCCAGTGGAGCAGTGCCCATGTTCTCACCTGCTGTAAAAGTCACCCAGTACAGTTTAGATCTCTAGGTGCGATGTTGGGTAGCAGCCTTGTGGCTCTAAGCAAAGTGGAACCTCAAGGTACCTAAAGCCACCTTTTCCCACACCTCCAAGCTACTCGAGGAATAGAAGGGCAAGTTCTAACAGTCTTTTAAAGAAACACGGCTTTCCACAAGAATTCAAAGCCAGTaggtctagaccatgggtgtccaaccttttggcttgcctgggcctcattgagtgaagaggaattgtcttgggctgcatataaaatatataatatagttaatgtatataaatcacataataatgttacaaGTTCACGATCTTGTGGGGCGCATTATTAGCtatccagggctgcatgcagcccgtgggttggacacgcctggtctagactGTTGTAGCTGTATTTATTTTGTCAGTCAATAGAGATGACTGCATTCTAGATCTTTTTTTTCCATTAAGGGATGCATTCACTTATGTTCAAGAAAGAAGATTCTGTATTAATCCTAATGCTGGATTTGTCCATCAACTTCAGGTAATATTTTTTTCCCTATGTGTATACTTAATGCAACTAAAATCAGTGTTTCTTGACCGGTTTAAAATTAATCTAACTAGGATGTTTGGTGTCACACTCTGACACTCATTTATCTGGAACCAGTGAGGGAAGATGATTTATCATTTTAATCAGTTAGCaaaatcaaactgaaaaaaaGCAATGTCAGACATGAGTAAGAAATTAAAATTGGTTATTTCGTACATCAGCTTAAGGCTCCTTAACTACTAGTTAGTCTGCAGGCAGGCGAGGAATCCCACGCAGGTATTGCAATCCACATTTATTGGCCTAAtatcacagaaaagaaaaattaacattTAATACAGAAAGCTGAGTAGTAGGGTTTGAAGTCACCATACACCAAATTCAATAGCCATGTTGTATAAATGGCTGGGAAACGTCAGGGATGATGTGCTGAAATGGGCTTGTAATGCTTGGCAATCATACACTTGGCTAGCTGGTGGTGAGacaatttagttttatttttatggtGCCTTATTTGAAGGATTCCTCTTCTCTTCAGTAATTTGATTTCTAAATGTGTGGTATTTGTTTGCCAGTAAAATAATACTGTATCTTCATCTCCATGACCCTGTACTACTGTGTTGCTGCCTAAAATCACTGCAGTTGGCCTCTGTTTAAGTTGTCGTTAGTCAAGGTCCCCTTTCTTGAGCACAGCTGCCTCCTTTTGCCTAAACATCCTTCCTCTGGAACCTGTGTTCGTGCAATTTTATTGTCCTCCTTGGGCAATGCCCCTGCTGTCTGGTGGATGATGTCTCTTTCCTCCACCCTCCCCCATCTCAGCTGAAAGCTAATTGCAGCAAGCAAGAACAATGGAGCTAACAGGATGGATCTGCTCCAATAAGCATAACTCCGCATTTACTGTACATTTTGGCTatgtaaggacatcgaaataggctacttcgacgtgtatcttctacacgtcctccagggctggtgccgtcgacattccacatcaaagtagcaacggggaacatcgaaagtaGCCGCctcggaaggaaatgcggagtgtctacacacacacaagcgccccctgttgaaataaggggccagcaaagccccaagccactccctttaaagggcctctcccagacacacttgcattgcacagcacgagatccacagagccgacaaccagttgtagaccctgtgcatgcagcatggacccccagctgcagcagcagccagaagccctgggctaagggctgctgcacacggtgaccagagaggcccgcaggggctggacagagtgtctctcaacccctcagctgatggccacgatggaggaccccgctattttgaagtagagggaCGCGGGTCATCTAcgcacgccctacttcgatgttgaatgtcgaagtagggcgctattcccatcttcggatgggaatagtgatttcgatgtctcaccgcctaacgtcgctttcaacgtcgaaatagcacgcggcacgtgtagacacgatgcatgctatttcgatgttgtgccagctcctttgaagtagctggccagtgtagatgcaccctttgtgcCCACAAACCCTCATCTGACCTTTGTCCTAAGCAGTTTTCTCTCTGGCTTAGTCCTGTGTCTCCTTCCTTTGCAAGTCGCCTTGCACAACGAGTAGCAAtgtccttatttttattttaggaaTATGAAGCCATCTATCTAGCAAAATTAACTATCCAGATGATGTCacctctgcagctggagagatCGCTGTCTGTTCCATCTGGATCTACAGGTGAGAAGTCTTTTCTGTTGTGCGTAATCCACCCTTCTCCTTTAAAGACAGTGATGTGATTGGTTTTGTGACGTGATCTCCATTGGCACCGATGCAGCTTACTTGTACAGTGCATCTGTATCTCGCTGGATGAAAAGTGACTTCCAACTGGTTTATAGGGGATACCTGCAAATCTGTGTCTAGGATAGAGTATTGAAATGTTCTTGTTCCCTGACTGGCTGGCTTTGTGGTATGCATTCCCAGAACCTGCTGAAAGCCCAGACCCAGATGCGTAGCCAACAATCCGAGCATATTCCATGTGTAAAGCCCTGGCAGCTCTGGATTTTGTTGTGTTTGTTGAGAGAACTGGGCACTTTTAAAATGTGACGCTGTCTCCCTACCTAACAATGTCTCCCCCTCTCAAGTtgtcccagcagcagcttctgctcagACTATGTCCGGAGCATGAGTGATGATAAAAAGATATGGATTTAATAGCATCCACCCACTGTGCATGCTCAGCTATGATTTCTCAATTGCTTAATTCATTAATTTGCCCTTTAATGAGACTGAATTTGAACTGCTTGCTGTAGCCATGGCAGACGACAAAATGCGCTCGGACTGTTTTATAGGGGGAAAAGTGCTCTCTTTAATTCTCCTATAAGCCAAATGGCTGAATGTACTTGGCTCAcacttggggtggaggggagggaagccTAGGCAGAGACCTAATCTGGAAAGCTTCACCCCACAAGGTGAAAGTTTTGGAAGGTTGAATACGTGCTGATTGGCATTTCTAATGCAAATGGTCTTGTGATCTTCATTATAatgaatatatggagatatatgtatctcacagagctggaagggaccatcagaggtcattgagtccagtcccctgccttttcagcaggacctatcgccagctctaccagatttttttttaaaatccattggccctagatccctaaatggccccctcaaggatagagctcacaaccctgggtttagcaggccagtgctcaaaccactgagctatcccttcctgcAAAGAGTAGATGTTTAAAATAGAGTAGGTTTTTATAATAAGAGACTTCTTAAAGCATATGTGCTGATCATTTTCTCAGGAAGCTTGAAGCGAACACATGAGGATGAAGAAGAATTTGGAAATATGCaagtggcagcagcccagaatGGGTGACATGTAAGGCACCACTGTTCTCAGAGACGGTGTATTCCTCCACGTGGAAGTGAAGAAAAGTAGAAAAGAGAACACAAAACAATGGACACACCCATAGCTTCTTTTCAAATACATGTTGCTTCCAGATGTAAATCTGCCTCTGCAACACACTAAGCAACATTTTAATATGTTGGACTTCTTGAATGAATAGATGGCACTGATTGTTTTACTCTTTTTTTACACTTTACAGTTTTATTCTATACCAAGATTTTTGGACTTGCAAAGAGGTATTATTGCAATAATGCACTTTTCATACTTGAAATTTCTTTATTTGTATGATAAAAGTTATTACTTTAAACAAAATGCAAGCTGGGGGGATTTGTTTATAAAGTTATTTGTAATTTATAACAAGAGACTTTAGTAAAGAAAAATTTGCTAAAATTCTCTGTGTTCTAAGTATATATTGCAGCTTAAAGTTACTTTTAGAAacatacaaaaagtggaaagaTACACACTTTACAAACTTCCGTATACCTTCTGCTGTTAGCAGTGAAAACCACCAATTATCTGGACAGCATTGACTCGTTATCTTCACACTAAAACTCCAATGACTGActttacttaaacccttgtatccgagtggagcataggtcatctacacatTTCCTCcagttcactctgtctcaggacaaaacatCTATTTttctccaggagtatcccagttgttgtccttcagtctcagtagatctttcccatgttgtccaaggtcttcctcttttgcattttcttcatgGGTTGCATGTGACAGcatgacagactgtgctggatgatggtttctgagtgtgtgacctagccatccccgcttttcttctcttgctttgaacgtcaagtggttcttgtgcCCTGTTCTGAAggtcctcatttgtgacagtcttgccatttgatatgaaggatgtacctcaggcacctgttcatgaatgtctgtagcttgtgatttggggggggaaagaaaaagaaaaccacattaTGTACCAGTTTATTTTCAGATAGACTGAATACCTTCTGGTTAGTCTTTGCGAAGAGGCAATACTGATCTAAGCAACTCCATTAGTATAACACAAGCTAATATAATTACTGCATCTCATTAAACTATTAAATAAAATGGTCATGTGTTAAACTAAGCAAGGGGAAAGCCACTGTTGCAACTTGATGTATATTGTAGGACTGAAGACTTTGTTAACAAGCAAGGATCAGTGAGTTTCAGTGTAATTTTGGGACAAACTTAGCTAAGTCAGCCAGTAGTTGATGTTATAAAATCAAAAATGGATCCGTTGCTGGCCAACTCTTTTCCCATGTATTGTGTCAACAAGGGAAACTTCAGACAAGTAGCACGGAAAACATATTGCAAGAGGGTATCCGGTCCATTGAACAGAGGAGCACGGACATTTCTAAAAATGCTTTTATTGAACACAAACACCTGAGTGTCTCTGCCACTGAAGATAGGATCTGTGCCCTTCCAAAGGGGTAAATGAATACATtctaattcaaaaaaaaaaactgtgcaaccttaatttttttttaagtgctccCATCAAACTTAGTTTATGCAGTCTTAATGCTAAACCATTATTTCATCATTATGCGTCTGTTTTCTCGAACTCTGATATCGACTTTGTATGCCTACCAGGCCATGAAACAAATGATGTGAATGAAAAAATAGTTCCTTTATATCCATGTCTTACTTAAGCCCCTTaaaaggggataggaatagcatgTTCATGTAATTAAATTTTCCTAATAAATAACCACAGGTGAGGTGGAGTTAGGAAATGTTAGTTCATTAAATCTTGACTTGGGTAATTAAGAATCCAGTATCACCCCACTGACCATAAATTCCCTCGATACTCTAATCCATTACAATCTCCCTGTACTCTGCTTcaatgttttctctctctctctccctgcgtTTTCCTTACATTATGGCTGTAGTGACAAATCAAGAAATCTTGTTTCCCTAAATGTAATTCCCATCTCCCATGTTTTCATCAGaagccccctccctctctccgGTGTGTCCACTCCTCACCGACACATTGTCTTGTTTTCTCCCTCAGTGGTGTGGGGTTGGCTTGGGCACATTTTGAGAAACAGCCACCTTCAAATCTCAGAAAATTCAATTTTTTCCACTTCATCTAGTTTTATTTACATGACCGTCTGTTCCTGTTGCACGTTGTCTGCAACTTGTCACCTATATATTCTCTGTACTGAGGCTTTTGGTTTAGTCACGCAAGTTAACATGCTCTGTGATGTAATAGTGGGATGAAATTATGCagagtttgtctttttttttttcttcaaacaaCAAAAATCATCCAGAACAGGGggcttggtggtgatgggagactaaCCATCCAGCTATCTGTTGAGAAAACAACACaggcagggcacagattatccaacaagttcttggaatgtagtGGAGACATTTTTATTCTAGTAGCTGCAGGAAACTGCCAGGGgaagaagctgttctagattagATTTTGACAAAAAGGGCAGAACTGGCAAGTGGAAAGCAGCTTGGATGAAAATGATCATTAAATGGGTGGGAGACCCATAATATAAAGACAACGGATTTCAAGGAGGCAGTACCTGGAGGGGAGATGACCTGATTCCATAGGCAGCCTCTGGTGTCTCTAGGAAGCAACCAGTAACTCTTCTCTGACAATCTTCTGGATCTCTGGGGGTGGGTTGAGGCAACTACAGTCCAGGCCAGCTTGAGCCTGTGATATGTGCTCAACAAACCAGGCAGAGCTTGCACAGACTGCCCTGACCAAGGACGGCCCAGTAGGATCCCAGGGAGGGCGAAAGACTGGGGAATGGATTGTCTAGTCTCTCCTTTCCAGGCCTACACAGGATCAAGGTAAAATTGGCACCTATTCCTCCATGCTGGCCTCGCCTCCAAGATGCACTGGAGCCTAATCAGGATTCTGCCAGCTCCAGGGACAGGGTAACAGGGCCCCTCTGCTCTACTGCTCCTCTGCCATGAGCTCTGGCTGGGTGACTATGGGGGTCTTGAGCTCAGAGTTCACCATGGGCAGGGGGtatgttccccccccccccccccagacttgGTGCAGCTCCTGGGAGTAGGGGCAGCTgagtcctgccctggctgctctctggcttgGCTGTATCCTTGGCAGTGCGCTTGTCTCTTATGCTGAACCCAACATGCGTTTGCAGATCTCTGCTCCAAGTACTGCACAGCTGAGATCTTGCAATGTCTCCTTGCCCTGCACTCAGAGGGACAGGATCTCTGCTGGACCAGGAGGGTGCCCACCTCTTGGTCCCCCTGGTTGAGTCCAGGAAACCCTGGTGCTGCTCCCTGTAAGGGCTGAGGGGATCTCAAGAGGGGCTTGTGGCTCTGCCATAGGTGAGCAGGCCTGTGGCATGGTCAGGTTACTGCTCCCAAGCCAGCTTCTGCCACAAGGCTCGTCCAGGGTGCCTGCAGCTTTAACAGGAGACAGGACTGATAGAGGTGTGATCAGTTTGGATGGAGTATCCACCAGGGCACCTGTGTTATTGCCTGGAGGCCTCGTTTTTCATAAGAAGACCCTTGTTCCCATCCcacttgcctttttccaaaatagctcttttggaagaggtggTGTTCTTCCATGTAGCAAGTGGGGCACCGCTGTCTGCAAAACCCCCAGTCTTGCGCTGTGCTCTGGAAAGAATGCACTTGCAGTGTGGGTgtaactccagttttgtcaaaaaaaaaaaaaaaattttccaacaaaactctgtggtgtagacatccCCTCAGTGtgtttcttcctctctcttccttgctttttctttatattttttcattttctttcttttttcctttactttccatttttgtttccctttggctgtgtctacacaggcacatagcttcgaaatagccatattttcacaattactaatgaggtgctgaattgactattcagtgcctcattagcattaggatgcttccagctgtggcgctttgaaagcgcgGCTCCatgggtccttttccaaaggaccccacacctttcgatatccccttattctgatcagtgatcggGCCGTGCCCGGAAGtgtcttaatgctaatgaggtgctgaatattcaattcagcacctcattagtaatcttcgaaatggccattagcatgactatGTCTAAGATTTGTGCATGTGTAGCCACACCCTTTTACTCTTTTTCTatctcatttttctctctctttttctccatcTGTTTTGCTTCCTTTCTGTGACCCATTGCACCCTCTTGGTCCTTATATCAGTGCCGCAGCCCGGGAAATATCAGGCTGCAGCCTCCCTCTTGAGCGCGCATTAGCTGAGCCAGCACTGCCCTATT is a window encoding:
- the STYX gene encoding serine/threonine/tyrosine-interacting protein produces the protein MERARPAFPALPQAKEDSEDWTYPMRREMQEILPGLFLGPYSSAMKSKLPILQKHGITHIICIRQNIEANFIKPNFQQLFRYLVLDIADNPVENIIRFFPMTKEFIDGSLQTGGKVLVHGNAGISRSAALVIAYIMETFGVKYRDAFTYVQERRFCINPNAGFVHQLQEYEAIYLAKLTIQMMSPLQLERSLSVPSGSTGSLKRTHEDEEEFGNMQVAAAQNG